DNA sequence from the Deltaproteobacteria bacterium genome:
GGGGTTTGGCGTCAGGGACTGAAACGACCAAATAGGCAATCGCATCGGCGTAGTCGGGATCGCTCATGATATCTTCGAGCCGGGAGGGAACAGGCAACTGGTCGCCGTCCTCGAGCATGCCCCGGATGTGAAGGGTGAGGGCTTCCTGAGCCATATCTTTGGCTTCATCGATATCTTTTCCGGCGGTGATGCATCCTGGAAAATCAGGAAAAGATACACCGAAGTCTGATTTTACTTCTTTATGGATGACAGCAATATAGTTTGCCATGGTAACACCTCAACGAAATTTGATACCTGACTGGCGCTCGATACTTTTCAATGTGCCAATCGGTATGTCCTTTTTGGGATGTGGAACAGTGACCCGCCCTTTCTGTTCTGGATGCCGGAATTGAGTATGAGAGCCGGTTTTTGCAATTTCATGCCATCCATTTTGCTTAAGTATTTTGATAATTTTCCGGCTATCCATAGTGTGTATTAATACACATTCTTGGTGTGGTTTGTCAAGATAAATA
Encoded proteins:
- a CDS encoding type II toxin-antitoxin system HicB family antitoxin, producing the protein MANYIAVIHKEVKSDFGVSFPDFPGCITAGKDIDEAKDMAQEALTLHIRGMLEDGDQLPVPSRLEDIMSDPDYADAIAYLVVSVPDAKP
- a CDS encoding type II toxin-antitoxin system HicA family toxin, whose amino-acid sequence is MDSRKIIKILKQNGWHEIAKTGSHTQFRHPEQKGRVTVPHPKKDIPIGTLKSIERQSGIKFR